From the Pediococcus acidilactici genome, the window GCTGCTAAAACGGGACCAAAAATCATCCATAACCTTTTAGCCACGAGCTTGGAGTTCCTTTACTTTTGCAATAATTTTGTTTGGGGTATCCCATTCGCTACGTTCAAATTCAGATACGGGAACTTCAATCCCTAACTCGGTTTGTAATTGTAACAATAATTGAACCGTCCCCATTGAATCCAATAAACCAGCATCAAAAAGGTTATCGTCCATACTGTCACTTACGTCAGTACCAATCAAATCTGTCAAAATATTTAAAACCGTTTCTTTTACGTCCATAATTTATTCAATCTCCTTTATTTAGCGAAAAATAATTTATCTAGAAATCCTGAGAAAACTAGGAAAGTGAAGCACACGAAATTAAAAGTAATAAAAATCGAAAGTGCTTCAGTCCACCGGTTGTGCGGCAAGCGTCCTGGATTCTTTTTCTTAAATCCAAGCCACCAGTCGTTAATTACAAGGGCAACCCCGTGAATCAAACCGTACAGGATGTAAAACCAAGTTTCTCCATGCCAGAATCCCATCAACAGCATGTTTAAAACGTAAGTTACGTTTGCCGTTGTTTTAGGGTTTTTGAAGGTCTTGTGCTTCATGAAGAAAAACACGAGCCGCATGTAAACATAATCGCGGAACCAGAATGACAAGGTAATGTGCCAACGATTCCAGAATTCTTTGATGTTGTGCGATTTAAATGGCTGCTTGAAGTTCATTGGGGTTTCAACACCCATAAAGTAGCTAATGGCTACCGCAAACAAACTATAACCAGCAAAATCAAAGAATAGGTAAAAACTGTATACGTACATTACGCCCAATAGTCCCCATGAAAGACCGTGCGTTTGTAAAGCAATGTGTTGTACCCTTGGCAACATTAAGGAGCCAAATACGTAGGACAACATAAACTTGTATACAAATCCTAAGAAAAGATAATGCACACCCTTTTCCAACAGGTCCAAGTAATGTCCCCGTTCAGGCACTGTTAAATAATCTTTTTTAAAACGCCGGTAGCGATCAATTGGTCCTGAAGAAATCGTCGGGAAGAAGGCCATGAATTGTAAGAAGAACCATGGATCGTAATCTTTCAAGACCCCGTCCCGAATTTCCATGATGGTCTGCACCGCTTTGAAAGTTAGGTAACTAATCCCCAAAAAGCCAATCAATGAGGAGCTTCCATTCTGCAAAAGCGGCGTTAACTTAACAACCGCAAGGGGCAAAATAGCCAGTATTACGGCCCCCACGAAAATCCCGGTCGCGTTATGTTGCTTGCGATAGTGGTTATACAGTGAAACTAGCACCACTTCAAAAATTAAATAGCCAATTAAGGCAATCCCCTGTTGCCACTTTGGTCCCCCAAAAGTTAGCAACAAGAAGAAAAACGATACTAACAGTTCGTACCAATGAAAACGGCGTCCCCGTAGCATCCCAAACACAATGGGCACTAGGGCAATGGCTAACATGAAAAAGTAGGTCGGGTTTTCGTAAGGCGTAGCTGTCCACATCATGAGTTAACCCGCGCGATCATACTTTTAATGTCTAACTTGCCGTTCGCCGTTTGCGGCAGTTCTTCCACAAAAATAAACCGGTTTGGGACCATGTATTCCATCATGTTAGCCTTCAAACTGTCCTTAATGGCCACCGTGAGTTTAATTTGTGAATCAAATTCATCCGTTGCCGGAATTACATACGCAACTAATTGCGCAACTTTTTGATCTTTACCGTACTTAGGAACGGCAATTCCCGCCTTGATGAGCGGATTGTTATTTAAATAATGGTTTACTTCTTCAAGTTCGATCCGGTAACCATGTAACTTGATTTGGAAATCTGTTCGACCTCGGTAGTATAAGATACCATCTTGGTCCATTGCTACTAAGTCACCAGTCTTATAGGCTTGGTGCCCCTCATACTTGAAAAAGACC encodes:
- the dltC gene encoding D-alanine--poly(phosphoribitol) ligase subunit DltC, which translates into the protein MDVKETVLNILTDLIGTDVSDSMDDNLFDAGLLDSMGTVQLLLQLQTELGIEVPVSEFERSEWDTPNKIIAKVKELQARG
- the dltB gene encoding D-alanyl-lipoteichoic acid biosynthesis protein DltB, producing MWTATPYENPTYFFMLAIALVPIVFGMLRGRRFHWYELLVSFFFLLLTFGGPKWQQGIALIGYLIFEVVLVSLYNHYRKQHNATGIFVGAVILAILPLAVVKLTPLLQNGSSSLIGFLGISYLTFKAVQTIMEIRDGVLKDYDPWFFLQFMAFFPTISSGPIDRYRRFKKDYLTVPERGHYLDLLEKGVHYLFLGFVYKFMLSYVFGSLMLPRVQHIALQTHGLSWGLLGVMYVYSFYLFFDFAGYSLFAVAISYFMGVETPMNFKQPFKSHNIKEFWNRWHITLSFWFRDYVYMRLVFFFMKHKTFKNPKTTANVTYVLNMLLMGFWHGETWFYILYGLIHGVALVINDWWLGFKKKNPGRLPHNRWTEALSIFITFNFVCFTFLVFSGFLDKLFFAK